In a genomic window of Flavobacterium sp. KACC 22761:
- a CDS encoding DUF2264 domain-containing protein, whose product MNKFNAFLFLSIICCSNLFSQQKAAKDAVFQIKNPDFNTSPYTGITKQHWRDAAMYLLEGAFSYVHSIDDPMKFPKQEGKSYPVNESQVPTEKLEGLCRTLFIASPLLKENPNLVINNIKVVNYYRYQIAKLIDPKSPSYIEPRAKNGGPSQKLVEFGALALSMMTNPDILWKPLPQTQKDDLAKIMLSYGDGPTVDSNWKFFNIFVLSFFKEQGYSVNEKLLVEYLEKSLKHYRGNGWYNDAPAFDYYSMWAFQMYGTIWSEFFGKKHYPDYAAKFASNFKDLKDNYPYLFSKDGEMIMWGRSISYRTGAVVPFPLMGFYNDPNTNYGWMRRISSGVIKQFLTHPDFMKDNVPTLGFYGAFEPAVQNYSCRGSVFWMGKIFLGLLVPDNNPFWTNKENNGDWEAKFKKDEVYNKYQGESQILITDYPNIGASEVRAWCHEKVSSDWQKFRSTENYNRLSYNSAFPWQADGENGEVAMNYVIKNKNNLWEAFRLYTFKKFENDIYYRNVVLETDENIKFNLADIPLPNGILRVDKNNSDKPISMRLGHYALPKLEKEIITTKKKVEGHEVTIIDNGKYQLAMIPLLGWDKTEIISAKGLHPESNESSVINLIANSESNKSVVYVTLMLWKKSGQKWQKNDLIPIKSLKQDNGTVIIQFKNGTKKIVEFSTN is encoded by the coding sequence ATGAATAAATTTAATGCGTTCTTGTTTTTAAGCATTATTTGCTGCTCGAATTTGTTTTCGCAACAAAAAGCAGCTAAAGATGCTGTATTTCAAATAAAAAATCCTGATTTTAATACAAGTCCATATACAGGAATAACGAAACAGCATTGGCGCGATGCCGCAATGTATTTGTTAGAAGGAGCTTTTAGTTATGTTCATTCTATAGATGATCCGATGAAATTTCCCAAACAGGAAGGCAAAAGTTATCCGGTAAACGAAAGTCAAGTTCCAACAGAAAAATTAGAAGGACTTTGTAGAACCTTATTTATTGCTTCTCCTTTACTAAAAGAAAATCCAAATTTAGTAATTAACAATATTAAAGTTGTAAATTATTATCGCTATCAAATCGCAAAATTAATCGACCCAAAAAGTCCGTCTTATATTGAACCTCGTGCTAAAAATGGTGGACCAAGCCAAAAATTAGTAGAATTTGGAGCTTTGGCGCTTTCGATGATGACAAATCCAGATATTTTATGGAAACCGCTTCCTCAAACACAAAAAGATGATTTGGCTAAAATAATGCTGAGTTACGGCGACGGTCCAACTGTCGATTCAAATTGGAAATTTTTCAACATTTTTGTTTTGAGTTTCTTTAAAGAACAAGGTTACAGCGTAAATGAAAAACTCCTGGTTGAATATTTAGAAAAATCTTTAAAACATTATAGAGGAAATGGCTGGTATAATGATGCACCGGCTTTTGACTATTACAGCATGTGGGCATTTCAAATGTATGGAACAATTTGGTCAGAGTTCTTCGGAAAAAAACATTATCCTGATTACGCTGCAAAGTTTGCATCCAACTTTAAAGATTTAAAAGACAATTACCCTTATTTATTCAGCAAAGATGGTGAAATGATTATGTGGGGAAGAAGTATAAGTTACAGAACTGGAGCTGTTGTTCCGTTTCCTTTAATGGGATTCTATAATGATCCAAATACAAATTATGGATGGATGCGCAGAATTTCTTCGGGAGTCATAAAGCAATTTTTGACGCATCCTGATTTCATGAAAGACAATGTGCCTACACTAGGTTTTTATGGAGCTTTTGAGCCTGCTGTTCAAAATTACAGTTGTCGCGGAAGTGTATTTTGGATGGGGAAAATCTTTTTAGGTTTATTGGTTCCTGATAATAATCCGTTTTGGACAAACAAGGAAAATAATGGAGATTGGGAAGCTAAGTTTAAAAAAGACGAAGTTTACAATAAATATCAAGGAGAATCTCAAATTTTGATAACAGATTATCCAAACATTGGTGCTTCGGAAGTGAGGGCTTGGTGTCATGAAAAAGTGAGCAGTGACTGGCAAAAGTTTAGATCAACAGAAAATTACAACAGATTGTCATATAATAGTGCTTTTCCTTGGCAAGCAGATGGCGAAAACGGGGAAGTAGCAATGAATTATGTGATTAAAAATAAAAACAATCTGTGGGAAGCTTTTAGATTATATACTTTCAAAAAATTTGAAAATGATATTTATTACAGAAATGTTGTTTTGGAAACTGATGAAAACATTAAATTTAATCTAGCCGACATTCCGCTGCCTAACGGAATTTTGAGAGTGGATAAAAATAATAGTGACAAACCAATTTCAATGCGATTGGGGCATTACGCACTTCCAAAATTGGAAAAAGAAATTATTACAACCAAAAAGAAAGTTGAAGGACATGAAGTAACAATTATCGATAATGGAAAATACCAATTGGCTATGATTCCGCTTTTAGGTTGGGATAAAACTGAAATTATAAGTGCAAAAGGATTGCATCCAGAGAGTAACGAAAGCTCAGTAATTAACTTAATAGCCAATTCAGAGTCCAATAAATCAGTTGTTTATGTAACTTTGATGCTTTGGAAAAAATCTGGTCAAAAGTGGCAGAAAAATGATTTGATTCCTATAAAAAGCCTTAAACAGGATAATGGTACAGTTATAATTCAATTTAAAAACGGTACAAAGAAAATAGTTGAATTCAGTACAAACTAA
- a CDS encoding serine hydrolase domain-containing protein — protein MKKIILIINISFLIIAIAKGQSKDDKQLIKNLDELLSEKFITASPGCVVLVAKKGEVVYRKAFGSANLELNVPMKPEMVFKLGSITKQFTAVAILQLVEQGKISLQDSLQKFVPDFPSKSKKITVENLLTHTSGIRDYMQIDYQEPNLERRDFDPKELIDHFKNFPLEFEPGTKYKYSNSGYFLLGYIIEKVSGKSYKTYLQENILKPLNLNQIYFDTSNAIIPNRVSGYRKEGSEFKNADYWSMTIAYAAGELISNADDLLKWNIGLYSCKILKKETLDKAFVPFKLKDGSMTEYGYGWILKNINGIKSIEHGGAITGFLSNEIYFPEEDVFVATLFNCECAPKDELSVDIASIALGKTFQNEVKIDDALLNEYLGTYTLSKDTKRTIVIIKENGHLLAKISGQGTVPLIFQSNTKFQFKNILDAECEFIKENGKVTKFNVSQNGNFEWKKKQ, from the coding sequence ATGAAGAAAATAATTCTAATTATTAACATTTCTTTTTTAATAATAGCAATTGCTAAAGGACAATCCAAAGATGACAAGCAATTAATTAAAAATCTTGATGAGCTTCTTTCTGAAAAATTCATTACTGCATCGCCAGGCTGTGTTGTTTTGGTGGCAAAAAAAGGAGAGGTTGTTTATAGAAAAGCATTTGGAAGTGCAAATCTTGAATTAAATGTGCCAATGAAGCCTGAGATGGTTTTTAAACTTGGGTCAATAACAAAACAATTTACAGCTGTAGCGATTTTACAATTGGTAGAACAAGGTAAAATTTCGTTACAAGATAGCTTGCAGAAATTCGTCCCTGATTTTCCGTCAAAGTCTAAAAAGATAACTGTTGAAAACCTGTTAACGCATACATCTGGAATAAGAGATTATATGCAGATCGACTACCAAGAGCCTAATTTGGAGAGAAGAGATTTTGATCCAAAGGAACTTATAGATCATTTTAAAAACTTTCCATTAGAATTTGAGCCAGGTACAAAATATAAATACAGTAATTCGGGCTATTTTTTGTTGGGCTATATTATTGAAAAAGTATCGGGAAAAAGTTATAAAACCTATCTGCAGGAAAATATCTTAAAACCATTGAATTTAAATCAGATCTATTTTGATACTTCAAATGCTATTATTCCCAACAGAGTCAGCGGTTATCGTAAAGAGGGTTCAGAATTTAAAAATGCTGACTATTGGAGTATGACGATTGCTTATGCCGCAGGTGAACTGATTTCAAATGCTGATGATTTGTTAAAGTGGAACATAGGATTGTATTCATGCAAAATCCTTAAAAAAGAAACATTAGATAAAGCATTTGTACCTTTTAAATTGAAAGATGGAAGCATGACTGAGTATGGTTATGGTTGGATATTAAAAAATATAAATGGTATCAAATCAATAGAACATGGCGGAGCAATAACAGGATTTCTAAGTAATGAAATTTATTTCCCCGAAGAAGATGTGTTTGTTGCCACATTGTTTAATTGCGAATGTGCGCCGAAGGATGAATTGTCTGTGGATATTGCCAGTATCGCATTAGGAAAAACATTCCAAAATGAAGTAAAAATAGATGATGCTTTGCTAAATGAATATTTAGGTACTTATACATTGTCAAAAGACACTAAAAGAACGATAGTAATTATAAAGGAAAATGGACATTTGCTTGCTAAGATTTCAGGACAAGGAACAGTTCCTTTAATTTTTCAATCGAATACAAAATTCCAGTTTAAGAATATTTTGGACGCAGAATGCGAGTTTATAAAGGAAAATGGAAAGGTTACAAAATTCAATGTAAGTCAAAATGGTAATTTTGAATGGAAAAAAAAGCAATAA
- a CDS encoding glycoside hydrolase family 43 protein, with the protein MRFKYSIIISFIYAIMLGQNTEFAPGKQWKDTNGIHINAHGGGILFDKGTYYWYGEFKTEGKSGNTSLIGFSCYSSKDLYNWKNEGIVLKAEENPNSEITKGCIMERPKVIFNKKTGKYVMWFHLELKGQGYNAARAAIAISDSPRGPFKYLKSYNPNKGVWPIDYKDENKIASANESQLKSWSSEWFTAINNGMLVRRDFNKGQMSRDMTVFVDDNDKAYLIHSSEENLTLHISELTEDYLDFTEKWARMAPAGHNEAPAVFKKDGMYYMITSGCTGWDPNAARSFKSKSIFGPWEILGNPCIGNDAELTFHSQSTYILPVEGKKNQFIFMADRWNPKNPIDGTYIWLPIKFDNGKPILKWFDKWNLSALAKNN; encoded by the coding sequence ATGAGATTTAAATATTCGATAATTATAAGTTTTATATACGCCATAATGCTAGGCCAAAACACTGAATTCGCCCCGGGAAAACAATGGAAAGACACAAACGGAATTCATATAAATGCTCATGGTGGTGGCATTCTGTTTGATAAAGGAACATATTACTGGTACGGAGAATTTAAAACAGAAGGAAAATCAGGAAATACTTCTTTGATAGGTTTCAGCTGTTATTCTTCAAAAGATTTGTACAATTGGAAAAATGAGGGAATTGTTCTAAAAGCTGAAGAAAATCCGAATTCAGAAATTACCAAAGGTTGCATAATGGAACGCCCGAAAGTGATTTTCAATAAAAAAACAGGCAAGTATGTAATGTGGTTTCATTTAGAATTGAAAGGGCAGGGATATAATGCAGCAAGAGCAGCGATTGCGATAAGTGATAGTCCCAGAGGGCCTTTTAAATATCTTAAATCCTATAATCCAAATAAAGGAGTTTGGCCAATAGATTATAAAGATGAAAACAAAATTGCTTCTGCAAATGAAAGCCAATTGAAATCGTGGAGTTCGGAGTGGTTTACAGCAATCAACAATGGAATGCTTGTTCGAAGAGATTTTAATAAAGGACAAATGTCCAGAGATATGACTGTTTTTGTTGATGATAATGACAAGGCGTATTTAATTCATTCTTCGGAAGAAAATTTGACGCTTCATATTTCAGAATTGACCGAGGATTATTTAGATTTTACTGAAAAATGGGCCCGAATGGCGCCTGCTGGCCATAATGAAGCTCCAGCTGTTTTTAAGAAAGATGGAATGTATTATATGATAACGTCAGGTTGTACGGGCTGGGATCCAAATGCAGCGCGATCTTTTAAGTCGAAATCAATTTTTGGTCCTTGGGAAATTTTAGGAAATCCGTGTATTGGTAATGATGCAGAACTTACTTTTCATTCGCAAAGCACTTATATTCTTCCTGTTGAAGGAAAAAAAAATCAATTCATTTTTATGGCTGATCGTTGGAATCCTAAAAATCCAATTGATGGTACTTATATTTGGCTTCCAATAAAATTTGACAACGGAAAACCAATTTTAAAGTGGTTTGATAAATGGAATTTAAGCGCTTTGGCAAAAAATAATTAA
- a CDS encoding glycoside hydrolase family 16 protein encodes MKFYRIRFLLVITVLTVIYGFVSNAQKAFKDKEYKLVWSDEFTKNGIPNENNWNYEIGFVRNEENQWYQKENAYCKDGFLIIEAKNENKSNPNFISKNHHDWKKQRDSIKVTSSCLITQGKHSWQYGRFEMRAKIPVGNGMWPAFWTLGIDGNWPANGEIDIMEYYTGKILANAAWKSDKSNVTWNSKTFKLSDFTDASWEDKFHIWRMDWDANWIRLYVDNQLLNEINVKEAKYIDQKTLPFQQPHYLLVNLAVGGINGGELTENSFPSKYIIDYIRVYQKKLK; translated from the coding sequence ATGAAATTTTACCGAATAAGGTTTTTACTTGTAATTACTGTACTGACAGTGATTTATGGATTTGTCTCAAATGCTCAAAAAGCGTTTAAGGATAAAGAATACAAATTAGTTTGGAGTGATGAGTTTACAAAAAACGGAATTCCGAATGAAAATAATTGGAACTACGAAATTGGTTTTGTACGAAATGAAGAAAATCAATGGTATCAAAAAGAAAATGCATACTGTAAAGACGGTTTTTTGATTATTGAAGCCAAAAATGAAAATAAATCAAATCCGAATTTTATTTCTAAAAATCACCACGATTGGAAAAAACAAAGAGATTCTATAAAAGTCACTTCTTCATGCTTAATCACGCAGGGAAAACATTCCTGGCAATATGGCCGATTCGAAATGCGGGCTAAAATTCCGGTTGGAAACGGAATGTGGCCGGCCTTTTGGACTTTGGGCATAGATGGAAATTGGCCTGCAAACGGAGAGATTGATATAATGGAATATTACACAGGAAAAATATTGGCTAATGCGGCTTGGAAATCAGACAAATCAAATGTCACTTGGAATAGCAAAACTTTTAAGCTAAGTGATTTTACAGATGCTTCATGGGAAGATAAATTTCACATTTGGAGAATGGATTGGGATGCAAATTGGATTAGATTGTATGTTGACAATCAGCTACTGAATGAAATTAATGTGAAAGAGGCTAAATATATAGATCAAAAAACACTTCCGTTTCAACAGCCACATTATTTATTGGTCAATTTGGCTGTTGGCGGCATAAATGGCGGGGAACTAACTGAAAACAGTTTCCCGTCAAAATACATCATAGATTATATCAGAGTTTATCAAAAGAAATTAAAATGA
- a CDS encoding glycoside hydrolase family 43 protein, protein MKTQQNSIKQKSHLIFSVFLFLLCFSTANAQKKRSIKEAVPLDSIRLSDPAILADKKTNMYYMTGTGGLLWKSKDLKLWSGPYDIAKTDSNSWMGPNPMIWAAELHLYKNKYYDFATFTNRDIKIDTVGENVIERRASHILVSDKAEGPYTPMKDAIYLPANKPTLDGTFWIDKDGKPYMIYCYEWLQNGNGTIEKIELKPDLSGSIGEGKLLFKASDSPWSREKDNKGNDKPNKVTDGPYLFKTGSGRLGMIWTSWIYDVYTQGVAYSKSGTLDGPWIQEKEPITPPNFGHGMLFKTFDGKWLMSVHSHKKVDGKTVRIPKLFEVDLSGDKLVLLKPYLP, encoded by the coding sequence ATGAAAACACAGCAAAACTCTATTAAACAGAAATCACACCTTATTTTTTCTGTGTTCCTATTTCTTTTATGTTTCTCAACAGCAAATGCGCAGAAAAAAAGGTCAATAAAAGAGGCTGTTCCTTTAGATTCAATCAGACTCAGTGATCCAGCTATTTTGGCCGATAAAAAAACGAATATGTATTACATGACCGGTACAGGTGGTTTGCTTTGGAAAAGCAAAGATTTAAAATTGTGGAGTGGTCCCTACGATATTGCTAAAACAGATTCGAATTCTTGGATGGGGCCAAACCCGATGATTTGGGCCGCAGAATTGCATTTGTATAAAAATAAATATTACGATTTTGCTACTTTTACGAATAGAGATATAAAAATAGATACCGTTGGAGAAAATGTTATTGAACGCCGTGCAAGTCATATTTTGGTTAGCGATAAAGCAGAAGGACCTTATACTCCAATGAAAGATGCTATTTATTTGCCAGCTAATAAACCAACATTAGATGGCACATTTTGGATTGACAAAGATGGAAAGCCTTACATGATTTATTGTTATGAATGGCTTCAAAATGGTAACGGAACTATTGAGAAAATAGAACTTAAACCAGATTTAAGCGGTTCAATTGGTGAAGGAAAATTGCTTTTTAAAGCAAGTGATTCGCCTTGGAGCAGAGAAAAAGATAATAAAGGAAATGACAAACCCAATAAAGTTACTGATGGACCTTACTTATTTAAAACAGGCTCGGGGCGTTTAGGAATGATTTGGACAAGCTGGATTTATGATGTTTATACACAAGGAGTTGCTTATTCTAAAAGTGGAACTTTAGACGGTCCGTGGATTCAGGAAAAAGAGCCTATTACGCCTCCAAATTTTGGTCATGGCATGTTGTTTAAAACATTTGATGGCAAATGGTTGATGTCGGTTCACAGCCATAAAAAAGTAGATGGCAAAACTGTCAGAATTCCGAAACTCTTTGAGGTTGATTTGTCTGGAGACAAACTAGTGTTGCTTAAACCTTATTTGCCATAA